GTCTGTCAAACTTTGTTCAGTTTTTGCTTTGTGAGATCACATAAAATTTTGAGCTCAGCGgcagaaaaaaagtgttgagaTTATTGGagctcaccacacacacacacacacacacacacatcctcgcAACAAACCTCAGAACTCTATGACAAAAGTGCCAACCACGCGTTATAGTCTGCCTTTCGTATACTCTGCAATATTTTACAATGATAAATGTTACAGCTATTGGCTGATTTTGCTTACCAGTGAGTAACAGCAGCACCGGTTGCTTCAGTGACATTTCCATCTTGTCTGCAGCTATGAACGCCAATGAAAGAAACCCACCATAGATGCATGTGAGTGGGCgggaagtgtttttttcttccccttttcACTGAGCAGCAGACTTTCACTGTGGTGTGGGTAAATGCATTACAATACTGTACGAACAGCTCAGAACTCATACAGTAACAGCAGATATGAATTGTCTGCTTGAGGACCAATTTGGAAGATAAGATCCAATAGTTAAATGGGAACGTGTGTTATGAGAGAAAACCATCACCGTATAAGGCTTGCACCCACACTACCTACATAGAATTCTAAGGAAACCACTATACCAcgtgtcaaacgcaaggcctGGGGAACTAAAGCCAGGCTGGCACTTGATTTGtgcccctccctccccctcccccccaaatgaaaatcatgccaacttccatgattcttgttagaATCTATAAAAACTCCTTCAAAATTATAACAAAGCCCCAGAATGGCCCTCCAAAGGAAACCATTTGATGTGCCTTTATTTCCCCTCAGTTTTTTGGGGAGGGTGGAGACTGGAACAGAATTCCCACCCAACAACAAGGAAATACAGAGTGTAGTCCAGGAATATGTTTttagtatgaaaggaaacaaaggaaaaactaaagctcaatcccagacccacatgtgtggagttcacatgttctccccgtgcctgtttgggttttctccagtcactccagtttcctcccacaaacatggaacattaaattggacacactaaattgcccctaggtgtgattgtgagtgcgggtatttgtctcgatgtgccctgcgataggctggcaaccagttcagggtataccccacctcttgactgctgccagctgggataggttccaggttgccccgtgacccttgtttggataaccagcaaagaaaattgattcaTCACAAGTGGCAGCAACTTATTTTAATTCCTTTTATTTCAGCATTGACAAATAACCTTAATTCAGCGGGAAGGGGCAAATGTAGTGGATTGACGGATTGGGGTTGTTCAGCCACGCCTTGCAAACGCAAGCTTCTGGACTTTGGTGGAACAATTGCCCGCAGACAGGCTCTGGAACACCAGTTGGGTGGGGGCCCGGAttctgaacaacaacaaaaaaaaaaaaaggaccaaatGAAGGACTGTACAAGTAGCTGTAGCACTTTTGTCACTTACTTTTGGTAGACACAATTCACACTGTAGTTCTCCCACTTGTCTGTGGAAGTTGTAATACAAGGTTTTGCGAAAGGCGTGATACTTGAAAGGGTGGGGAGTGGAGAAGGAGAAAACTCAAATTTAAACAACTTTGATGTGTTAATGTTTAGCCAGCAATTAGCGGTGCGACATTTTCAGTTAAAGCCAGCAATGGATAAGTTTccaattacaccatcttgtcaaagaacacaggtgaagcctgaagttttggggtttttttaatcgctaatttatccaattggtctaagggtggtggtggcacaagatggcgtaattggaaacctctCCATTGCCTTCTACCAGAAGGAAGAATCCTGGTGCCCTCTGATTACAAACCGATTTgtcggtacattttttttttttttttttttttttaaattgcacaaCAAAACAATGGAACCATAACTTGGTTCTGGGCAGGAACATTTATCCCAAACAGAACTCTAGTTTCAGAAACTCAGATCTAAAGTTGGTAAACTGATCTCCCACTGAATTTCTGCTTCAGATTGTCCCAAAAATACTGAGAAAGGAGTAGTTACCAGGTCTGGTGATGCATTCGTGTCTGGTGACTTTGGCCACACAACCCAAAATTCAATGCTGCAAGTGGCCACTGCACCCTAAACACACAGCGCAATTAAGTCAGCTACAAAAGCAACAAATCTGTAACTTCTCCAGAGTAAATATTTACCCGTTCATCCCGTCGCCACAGCTCGCATTGCTCATCAGGTTTGGGGTTTGTGAAGTGACATTTGGTCTGCACCagcttcacattcacatctatatGGCAGCCTCCCGATACCTAGATGGAGGGcaagatggaaacagagagcGAGGACTGGGGGATGTTACTTTACTGTAAAGTTTCCCAACAATTAACATTTGACTCCATGAGTCATTTGTTAGTCTTGCATGGTCACATCCTGGTTGCACCACAAGGTTACACAGTCACCATGCTTGGGTGGCTACATTTGAACGAGGATTAAACAAATATTGAAGTCAAGGAGTACAAAAGATGGAATTTGAGGAGACCTTAAAACTGGGCCTACTACTGTGTGGTGTGCTGTGCCTGCACCCCCCCAAGAGGGGCAGAAAAGAAGCATCCCACCACAAGAATCCAATCAGTAACCTGTTGATATTTGTTGCTCTGAACCTCCTGCAGCTTAAACCTGAACCCGTGTTTGTGCTTTCCGTTGATGTGTCAGACACCCCGGCTCGCAGCCGCCACCACGCTGTCCTTTCCACAGGTGATCCTCGGCAAAAGCTGCGGCGCACCACAGCAGGACTGATAATAGGTGAGCCGTCATGATTACGAGTAAGGACTTGAAATACGTCACAGTCAGACCAGCAAATATGGGGCCAGGAAAGGCAGATTTGATATACAGACTTTAACCAGGTTGAGGAGGTCTGGTGACCAATCACAGTGGAGGACAAAGGCCAGATACCTGGCTCCTAATTGGTGGTGGGCGTGGTTTCAATTAATTTAGTTCATCTGCCTCAGATCAttaggaagggaaaaaaaaaacaacctgaaatttaattttaaatgacatttttttttgttgaaaaatgttttcttttttgaggaAAAAGGTTTCACAAATATTATTGAagaatgacatttttgatgCATGTGTTTTTCAggagtttttttcatttttgttttaaagaatttttattttaagaagtACATTATTTTAGCAGTAGATTTCTCAAGAAAATGCTTTAATTTTACTGGAATAAAGTAATATACTCATTAGAAAATAAAGTttctgaaaagcaaaaaaaacaaaaacattttttccaagacACGAGTATGTTGTGGCGTAACAGtagagcgtcagcctcacagttctgaggaccggggttcaaatcctggcccagcctgtgtggcgttcatagtctccccgtgcctccgtgggttttctcagggcactctggtttcctcccacatcccattcattggagaccctaaattgtccctaggagtgattgtgagtgtgattgctgtatgtctctatgtgtccagcgattgggtagcaaccagttcaagctCCTCCCCGaggacagttgggataggctccagcactcctgtgatccttgtggggataagcgtctGCCCAATGTATTTAGAAGTAAGTACACAATACGAATCACTTTCTTTTAAacgtgtattatttttttgttgtaaaattacTGGATTGGCTGAGTGTTGAGTTGCGATTTGAAGTAACCCTACCTTCTTAACCTAGCCAATCCAGTgatgctttcttagtatgtgatgtctgtcacgtgactaagaaagcgtcactggattggctgattgttagacggtgaatttcagacagcgaattgtagccagttgaatctcaggagactgaaaatatcgcgtttgaatttttttacatagcgaatttgttaacattgaaaagttcaacagaaatacagctattggaaatgtgatccctttgaaataacaatgttaattttacaacataaaattttcagtgcatttttaattcaaatccttgtggcacatatttacttccatagtttatattttactcaagtatttatttttcctggGACCttttacttgtgttttttttaaacacaggtaTCCGTACTTTGTGCTACGTTCAACCAATCTCCCCCATTGGTCTCGGATAATATGGTCTTGAGCACCACACTAGTGCTCTGACTTGAGTAGAAAATTTTGGACTACTGAACGCTCCCCTCCTGGGCTGCTCTGTTTTCCCCGTAAGGTCCCTGAAGGTAACATTCCTCCCCATCCGCAGCGGGATACACACGGGCTACCCACAATGCAACAGTGACCAGACGCGTGCGCAGTAGGTTTCGCGGCCCAGAGGCGTTGGTGCTCGCTCGGTGTCGGTTCGAAAGATGCGACGCGCCCAGGCAGCATCAGTACCACCACCGCCGTGCTAATACCTGGAAAGCGGAGGAACCGGCGGTGCTGTTTTGCTGTTCGACGGGAGCCGTCGCCCCCAGGACGTCGAGATGGGAGACCAGAAGGTGAGCCCGACCCGGAGGAACAGGTGTTTCCGATTGGGGGAGGACGTTTGAGGGCGTAACGTACAAAGGAAAGAGGGCGAGAAGATGGACTTTCTTGTTGGCCACAACCCTAAATCACTTGCAGCCATTCTGCTTGAAAGAGATGCTTATTTCATTGACTACTTTTGTGTTGCGTCGCAGTCACGAACTGGCGGCCTCTCCCTGTGGTCAACATGGACGCAGTCTTCAACACTTACTGAGTCTAAAATTGCACCTTTTCGGTACTACTGCAGTTGGCGGGCAAAGCGACACGGTTACTGctgatttttgttaaattaatacTTGAACATTATTAGTTGTTGTGTCATTGAATGCCGTTTGTTCCACTTCAATGGCTGCTCAGCTGCATGATTAAATTATGAATGCGCATCCTTCCGGCCGTGAAGTGGCCTCGTCTGGGCTCAGGTCAGGCGGTGCCGGCCAATCAGACAAAGGATAATCTGTCACGTGACTCAAGGAGCCTCCAAGGGAACGTGACTCACCTAAACGCATCAGTAGGACACgtgaatgcaccacagccatttGTTTTAGTCCCCTTAGTACAAGGTACAGTAACACAAACTTGGGAAATTCTCACTTAATCAAGCTCAATCTTGAATGAGAATGCTGTGAATCTCTGCCTTATGAACACTCTAAAGTTGCCCTacgtgtgagtgtgagtgagaATGGGTGCTTGTTTATATatggtctgcgattggctggcgaccagttaagggtgtacgccgcctctcaCTCAAGAGCCGGCGATAGGCACCGGCACgcccacgacctttgtgagaataagcaatGCAGAAAAttactgggttttttttcccctgtgaaACCAATCCTCCACTATTCACTGAAAAATTGCCTGTGTGCATATTTTTGCTATATCAATCAGATATATCAGGTATGTTATATCTGATTGCTATCAGACATGATATATCTGATTGCTCTGTGGTAATAGCATATGTTAGATtagtaattttaaaatgtttattaaggTGCAACTATTTCTTTCCTGCAGGAGTCTCTGCGTAAGATCACCCACACGCTGGCCGCCAAGAACGATGAGATATCAAATTTTGTCTGCACTCTCAAACAGAGCCTGGACAACCTGGAGGTGAGGACGCACCTTAGATGAATGATCACATAAATGAAATTGGGAAATTTGAACCTGTCATCTTTCATTTGGCCACCGCTGCCAGGCCAACGCGACCCGAGTGCAGGAGGACCTGGAGTCCGAGTTCAACTCCCTCCACTCGGTTCTGGATGAGATGAAGGAGAACATGTTGACACGCATTAAGCAGGAACGCGCCAGCCGCACATACGAGCTGCAGGTTAGTCTGTACACTCACCGGCCACAACATTGTGAACACTTGCACAAGACAATGAGAACAGTCAAGAATTGTCCCTCTACATAGACAATAATGCTCACTTTTGAGTGGCCACAGTAAGTGTGATAATTACTGAGCTTACGCGGGGAGTAGTAAAAATAGGTGAACACACACCATAATTGATTATTATTGGCTGTATTAATCATTTGAACcataaatataccacaaactaAAAAAGGTCGTGGTGGTACAAAACACGAACATTTATGATTGTCATTTTCTGTGTAGGGATAATCTCTCAATATTATCCTTTGGACGCATCCAGCAGTCTGGTTTTTGCTgacttgaaaatgttcaaattcctAATGATTGTCATTATATGTGTACCCCACTTTAGGAAGCTTTGTCCAAAAATGGATAGCCTAAAGGAACTTTAATATTGgttgtaaaagtatttttttttaaagtgtgcattgaaaatgtatttaattcattttcaaaatttagtTTATTTCTGTGGTGTGCAATAGTTGTAGTGTGGAAGCACATAACTCAGATTTTGATATCCTTACACTCTGtgcaatttacaataaatttggataTAACAGATTTAAGATTCTTATATCggtttttaaatatatacatggTCTCGCTCCACCTTATCCCTCTGAGCTACTCCAGCAATAAACTTGTATTCTTCCCTGGTGCATCAAGTCAGCTCCAGACATCTATTTGGAAGCTCAGAGAGGGTCAAGCTTCTTTTTGCTGGTCCCAAACCTTAGAATTatcttcctcagcacatttacAGTCGCTCCCTTTGTGTCCATTTTAAAAACTAGACATTACACGATCAGGaattttggggccgatcagcgagttaaaaaaaaaagttgagttgaGCATACATTTGTTGACttcagctgtcaactgatcaccacctggttgtgagttggctccgatggtgggggaagatgccagtccgacctgacaggcccaaacgtattgtgagggtctgctgggaacggctggcagattcccctgtcctggttgacacgcctctgctaCATTGCCTGGTCGTCGGGGACACTGattctggattggcagacagGGGTGGTGGTCTCCCTTTTTACTAAGTGGGACTGGAGGGAGAGTTCCaacaggtcagggatgagatcttgccccaagtggaggagttcaagtatcattgggtcttgttcacaagtcaGGGAAGAATGAGCAGCAGAACACAGTTGATTGAGAAAATGTAGTGGACTAAAGGTGttgaaaattgacagaaatataaaaactgaaatcaagtacagaagttgaaaaaaaatcgacCAAAGTACTAATTTTCTCTCATACATTACAAGACTGCATCTGAGTTTGGTCGCTTATCCACAATGTTTGACAATAAAGAGAACAGGGCAGTGCCTGACTCTCCCTGATGGCGAAAACAAGACTTCATCATTGTCTGCATCTTGTCGCTCAGAGTCAGCTGAGCGCCTGCACAAAAGCGCTGGAGAGTTCGGAGGAGCTGCTGGAGTTGGCCAATCACACGCTCTGCTCCTCTGGGGCGGACGGCTTCACGCAGGTAACCTGCAATGACgtgacataaaacaaaaaacacttgtcCTCTCTGTGGCGTAACCGCGCCCCCAccaacatgttttgttttaaatgtgaccTTAACAATCATTGGCGCCAAACTCAGTTGTCTCTTCGCTTCGTatctcctctctcctcctcttcGACTCCAGGCGGCCAAAGACATTAAGGATAGGTATTGTACTCAGCTATCCATTGcttccatttttattcattttgcccTTATATAACCAGCCATCTCGTATTATAGCGTGCATGCGTTCCTACGTGTAGTCACACTTTTCTTAGACAATAAGCACTGTGGTAACTTTCCATTCAAGAGCCTTTTTGTTGTGGTGTCGTACCGTTCCCACCCCTGTCCCAATTCCCCCCCGCCTCTCTGGATGAATGCTTCCCCTCTAGCTCGCCTTCCAGCGCCCATCAGGGCGATGAGCTCACTGGTAGTCCTGGCTAGCGTCCATGCATCTTTCTGTTTTGTGACTTTCCTCTCTCGCCGGCAGTGTGACGATGGCTCCAGCCTTCCGTCTCTCCCTGAAGGCCAAGGCCAGCGACAACATGAGTCACTTGATGGTGGACTTCACACAGGAGAAGGCCCTGCTGCAGGGTCTCAAATTTCTTCCAGGTTTGCTTCGCCATATTTTTTGTGGGATCCGAACTCAAAGTACAAGTACATTAAACACAGTGGCCTGATGCTATTAGCTCAAAGTGGCTAGTTTTTCACACAATTGTAAAAATGCTTAGATTTTGCCTTTATTAATTAACCTATAAACATGCCAGGAACTGATTCCGTTTCAAACTCGTCTTCCAGGAATACCCTTAATATCATTATATTCAGTAGCACCAATGTACTGTAGTTTGATGTGGCTACTTGAAATTTGGGTGCCATATAGGTCATGAGTAGACctataaaaaaagtcaatgcaGACGTGATTTTCCCGTTTATAGGCAGAATTCCCTCTTTTcaaattgcattgattaaaaaaaaatattgtccctatttctgcaatattccgacttTAACTCGTGCAAGAATGCAAACTTGGTTCATTTTCTGATCCAATTTTTGgaagcgaggtggaagattaggTACCCGtcagttgattggtcgaatgtgttcctcctgaccaatgaaaatgcttgttgtatacgaggtGGTTCAttggggccattttcaagtcaacacgatagcggtgctcaagaggaaagacacctctcgagtgaaagaaattgatgtgTCAAAATTAAGTTCCGATCGGATTgggtacattttgaaaacagaataacatttatttatggatgtactagatatatttcattcacaatactatttataaaacttgcatgaTAAAactggtgatcatcctttgattatgcttgcagcccccagacccgcagctatttttcagtcttttttcattccgTCAAATCATGTCTGTCAATGCCATAAAACATATACGAAGTCTGCCATCTTGGTTTAAAACTGCCATTTTAGGGTCACTCCAGGGGACGTTCAAAGATTAAATTGTCCTTCAGTTTTTGTCAATATTAAGGACATTcagtatttggaaaaaaacaaaacagcctaGTGAAAATTTCTTTGGAAGCGGTTCAAGGTACACCCCCTCAAAAGTTGTTTCAGCAGCTCCCCCTGGGGTTTTTTGTTGCTGTACTGACTCGGCTCCCAAATCCGGCTTTCACACTAAGTTGAGTCGGCATATCAGTTGAATAGTACCCAAAAATTATTGCCTGGAACGACAGAAAGTCTCCCATTTTGGCTTGAACTCTACATCATAGatatttttataaatgtatttatagcTCTAGCTTTATGATTGCTCTTAAATTTTAACCATATACTGAACAGATGGCCGACACTGAATTGAGTGGTTTTGAGCATTGTGTTTGGGTGAAGCCTGCCAACAGAGTTAGACCATGTAGGGCAACTTTTGGAATAACTTCAAAGTATTGAAGTCAAAAATTTTCCAAGGAAAAATATGCAGAGAATTCACCTCTGTGCACCTCTAAATTGTGAAGTCCACAAATGTGTATTGTATTTttgccccctcccaaaaaaaaacaaaaaaaacccaaacagatAATCATAGAACTGCAAATTTTGTGATGCAATATAATGAATTATATTGTTGTCAAATTTTGCCAAACATGCTAACATAAATGGAATGTAACTTGGAAGTCACCTACTCATTGCCTGCTCATGTGGGAAATGTTTCAGCCTTGGTGTAGGTAAGCTTCAGTGCTCTggtcattttttcaaatgtatttattcttcttcttattttttttgtcgcagTCCCCGCCACGCCAGAGATCCAGATATCCGAGTGCCAGGTGTGCGACAACACGGTGACTGTCGTCTGGACGTTAGCGGAGCCCGACAGTAAAATAGACCACTACATCCTGGAGCATCGGCGTACCAACCACGAGGGTCCGCCACGCATAAGAGAGGACTACCCCTGGATGGTGGTGGAGGGCATACGTGAGATGGAGCACACGCTCACAGGTGGGCAAAGGATCGGCGGAACGTTGGGTTGGAATCGAAGAGAAACTCATGATATGTGTCATCAGGTTTGCGGTTTGACACCCGGTTCATGACGTTCAGGGTAAGAGCGTGTAACAAGGCCGTGGCGGGAGATTTCTCTGAACCCGTTACACTGGAAACCAACGGTGAGTGTGCAATGGACTCCTGAAAATGAACGCCACGTACTCCAACAGTTGGCAAGCTCCCCTTTGTTTGTCGTCCAGCATTCACTTTCAAACTGGACTCCGCGTCGGCCCACCAGAACTTGAAAATAGAAGACTTGAACGTGGAGTGGGATGGAAGTGGAGGAAAGGTCCAGGACATTCGCAAAGAAAAGACCCGAACCAGCTCACCCATGCAGTCTCCAGCCAGGTGTGTCTGATGCTACGGTCACACTACAGGGCATAAGGCCCACCTCAGAGTTTTAGTTTCACCTCATCTTTTTATGAAGTCATTCATATTACGAAAACAAACACGACTTCTACTGTTGCAGGGATGGGTCCATGAAGTTATGCCCCCGCACACAAAACAGTTTTTCATGTTGCGTGTgcgcacaaatacaaaatgccaGGTGTTTACAAAACATTCATATTGCACTCACATCGGGTACATATCTGATTTATATCCACATATGAAGGAGGACTAGCtctgatatgaaaaaaaatagaattgtagtgttgattttgattttaaaaaaaaaaaaaaaagtgagagagaCATTAAATTGCGAAAAAGATTCAAAATTAATCTGCAGTGTGAACATGTGAGTGGTGTATGTCTGCCTAAAAAGCACTCATgatttttgtgtatatatttGTTGCCTTTATTAATACCTAATAACATCTCTTCTCCACAGCTTCAAATGCGAGTTCCCTCCATACTTGTTATGCCATGTCGCCACCACAAAATGTCTAGCcatttgaaaaatactgtaagGGAAATTCCAATGGTTTGgataaacaatgtatccaaaaggtcatgtaatatgtactgtgtctagaaaatgtgatgttaatcctttctcatttaatggtgttttgagaagatttttatcgacaattaagaattttcaggggcgcttgCGAGCTCTGACAGCAGGTCGCTCTCCGGAGCTCGCGAGTGGCgccaccgccggagctcgcaAGTGGCCCCGGAGCTCGTTGGAGCTCCTTCGTCAGACTCCATGTCATTCCCGTCCgcagaaccatccaaatattaaacattatttacagccacagtttcaaatctgcatggacgaattcctccgtcttcttgATCTaccgatactgccatttcttcatcggatgaggataaatccgagaaatcagcgtgggcataattgtgtcccatgtaatcgagccttcgGCGCGGCACGTAATAAGTCATATCTGCGCAcgttggtcatgtgactcatgaaaatgacagctcccctgaaaattcgttgtcgattaaaaaatcttttcaaaacactattaaatgagagaggatttaacatcacactgtcaaaatagggtacatattacatgacctattagatacactgttcatgcaaagcactggatttcccctttaaaaaaaaatacatagatgaTTAGATTGTTCCAAACTGTCTCTTTCACCTTTGCAGCTTATAAAAACATCTATTGTCAAGCATTTATCAGACCGTCGTCGGTTGCAAAAACATCAACAccccaaagattttctgcaATTTATGCTCCCAACCCACAGGCTAAAAAGTTGAGCTCTTTTTCTCTGTTCAGATGTGTCACTGGAACATACTACTTTGACATAAATACTTTGTGCCTATTAGCCAGGGCTGCCGCGCCATTTGTGGCATTTAGGGTGTGAACAGAAAGACCACAAATACAGACCTGGTGAATTTTTCAAGAAATTTAATAGCAAACCGCAAATATGTGTGGGTTCACTGCAGTGAAATGTGAAAGTAGACTTGAGctcaataattgtttttttttccaattctcaGTTTGTACAGTGTATGTTAATTTTTATATGAAAAATTTTGGACCTTGCGCTAGAAATGGCGGGGAATCCCTGGAAGACGCAATTCGATGGTGttgtctttttgtttatttttagttttggcATGAAAATAGAATGCAGGAAGCACAACAACCACAAGATTTTTGGCAAGATTTGCGATATGTGAAATGGAAACGACTTTAATTCCACACCTCTGCCAAATGTCATTCTCACCATTAGGAGTCAGTGTTGACATGGGGGCCATTTGAAAAAgagatatttttgtttaaaactggtcaaataaaaagcaacttgtgtaatattcagttttacaagaattgcaacatttttcaaTAATGCATACGAGAGCAACGTTTCGAGGCAGCCCGGCGCATGTCATTACCACCATTACAAGTTAGTCTTGACGTTCAAGTCATCAgatcattttattaaaacaacaacatcttATATAATGTTTTGTCTCACAAAGATTGCAACATTTGTGGTTACATATGAGAGGCGAAGAGAAGTTTTCGAACCAGTCAGGAAGATGTCATTGTCACCAAAATATTTACGACATTCTTGACGTGCAAGACATTTCAAAAGCAGGTAGCGTTATTTAACACAATAAAAACACATATAGTTTTACAGGAGTTAATTCCatgaggtttgtttttttttgggggggggggagttccaaggtttcc
Above is a genomic segment from Syngnathoides biaculeatus isolate LvHL_M chromosome 7, ASM1980259v1, whole genome shotgun sequence containing:
- the fsd1 gene encoding fibronectin type III and SPRY domain-containing protein 1 is translated as MGDQKESLRKITHTLAAKNDEISNFVCTLKQSLDNLEANATRVQEDLESEFNSLHSVLDEMKENMLTRIKQERASRTYELQSQLSACTKALESSEELLELANHTLCSSGADGFTQAAKDIKDSVTMAPAFRLSLKAKASDNMSHLMVDFTQEKALLQGLKFLPVPATPEIQISECQVCDNTVTVVWTLAEPDSKIDHYILEHRRTNHEGPPRIREDYPWMVVEGIREMEHTLTGLRFDTRFMTFRVRACNKAVAGDFSEPVTLETNAFTFKLDSASAHQNLKIEDLNVEWDGSGGKVQDIRKEKTRTSSPMQSPARSTLMSPKRAPTARPNRDRFTAESYTVLADTAIDAGQQYWEVRFDKESKAFAVGVAVRSLGRFDQLGKSSASWCIHLNNWLQQSLTAKHNNKARTLDCPIPSSIGVYCNYDEGVLSFFNAKTKQLMHTFRTKFQQPLIPAFMVWNGSFSVVTGLQVPSVVQSGQRKNSGTSSSNASLT